Below is a genomic region from Ferribacterium limneticum.
GGCGGCCAACCCGTCGACATCGAGCGCCTGATGCACGGCGTCGCGGGCCAGCGCGTGGGCGACATCGAAACTGAGAACGGCGGCCGTCGGCAGGCTGTTGCCGGCACGGCCCAAGGCGATGCGGGCGGCGGTCAGCGTCGCCAGCGATTGCCAGGGGTCCGGGCGGCTCATGGCAGGCGCCGCCGCAGGTCGGCCAGCAGCCGATGATCGGGGCTGGCCGGTAGCAGGCGCCCTGCCCCGTCGGTCAAACCCATGCTCGCCAGCCAGGCCTCGAATTCCGGCGCCCGCTGCAAACCGAGCGCCTGGCGGACGAAAAGCTGGTCGTGGAAGGAGGTGCTCTGGTAATTGAGCATGATGTCGTCGGCGCCCGGCACGCCCATGATGAAATTGACGCCGGCCGTGCCGAGCAGCACGAGCAGGTTGTCGATGTCGTCCTGATCGGCCTCGGCGTGGTTGGTATAGCAGATGTCGCAGCCCATGGGCAGGCCAAGCAGCTTGCCGCAGAAATGGTCTTCCAGCCCGGCGCGGATGATCTGCTTGCCGTCGTAGAGGTATTCCGGGCCGATGAAACCGACGACGGTATTGACCAGCAGCGGCTTGAAATGACGAGCCACGGCGTAGGCGCGCGCCTCGCAGGTCTGCTGGTCAACGCCGTGGTGGGCGTTGGCCGACAACGCGCTGCCCTGCCCGGTTTCAAAATACATGACGTTGTCGCCGACCGTCCCGCGCTTGAGCGACAAGGCCGCCTCGCGCGCCTCGTGCAGCAGGGCCAGATTGATGCCGAAACCGGCATTGGCCGCCTCGGTGCCGGCGATGGACTGAAAGACCAGATCAACCGGCAGTCCCGCCTCGATGGCGCTGATCTGGCTGCTGACATGGGTCAGCACGCAGGATTGCGTCGGAATTTCGAAGCGGCCGATCAGTTCGTCGAGCATCCGCCACAAGCTGGCGAGCGCCGGCAGGCTGTCCGACGCCGGGTTGATGCCGATCACCGCGTCGCCAACGCCGTACATCAGGCCGTCGAGCATCGAAGCGGCGATGCCGCTGGCGTCGTCGGTCGGATGATTGGGTTGGAGGCGCACGGCCAGCCGGCCGGGCAGGCCGATGGTGTCGCGAAAAGCGGTGACGACCCGGCACTTGCGGGCAACCGCGATGAGGTCCTGATTGCGCATCAGCTTGCTGACGGCAGCAGCCATTTCCGGCGTAATGCCCGGCGCCAGCGCCGCCAGTTCGGCCTCGCCCGTCGTTTCGTCGAGCAGCCATTCGCGGAATTCGCCGACCGTCAGCGCAGCGACCGGCGCGAAGGCAGCGGGGTCGTGGCTATCGACAATCAGCCGGGTGACTTCGTCGATTTCGTAGGGAATCAGTGCGTCGTCGAGAAAGCGGCGCAAAGGCAGATCAGCCAGGATAATTCGCGCCGCCATCCGCTCAGTGGCGCTCTGCGCGGCGATGCCGGCCAGCGCGTCGCCGGAACGGGCCGGACTGGCCTTGGCCAGCACTTCGCGCAGATCGGCGAAGCGATAACCTTGCGAACCGACGCTGGCCCGATAGCTCATGTCATTGGCGCCGGCGGAAAACCCAGCTCTTGTCGTCGGATGCTTCGGGGGCAAAGGCGTAGCCGTCGCTGTCAAAATCCTTGAGCCCTTCCGGCTCGGTCAGCCGGTTCACCACGGCGTAACGCGTCATCAGGCCACGCGCCCGCTTGGCGTAGAAGCTGATGATCTTGTATTTGCCGTTCTTCCAGTCCTCGAACACGGGCTGGATCACCGTTCCGTTGATCTTGCGGCCGACGGCGGCCTTGAAATACTCCTCCGAAGCCAGGTTGACCGCGACCGGCCGTGGCATTTCCGCCAGTTCGGCATTGATCGCATCGAGCAGGCGCTCGCCCCAGTAGGCGTAAAGATCCTTGCCGGCCTTGTTGGCGAACCTGGTGCCCATTTCGAGGCGGTAGGGTTGCATGAGATCGAGCGGCTTGAGGATGCCGTAGAGGCCGGAGAGGATGCGCACGCGTTGCTGGGCAAAGTCGAGATCGTCGGCGCCCAGCGTTTTTGCGGCGAGGCCATCGTACACATCGCCGTCGAAGGCGAGCACGGCCTGCTTGGCGTTGTCCGGCGTGAAAGGCAGCGACCAGTCGGCGTAGCGGTTGAAATTGAGCAGCGCCAGCGGGTCGGAGAGGTCCATCAAATTGGCGATATCGGCCGGCGACAGCTTGCGCAGCTTCTTGATCAAGGCTTCGGAGTGCTTCAGGTAGGCCGGCTGGGTGTGCGTGGCGACATGCGGCGGGGTCTTGTAATCAAGCGATTTGGCGGGGGACAGGAAGATCAGCATGGTCGATTGGCGCAGGTTGGCAATGCCCCCAATTTTACGCGAGGGCGACCCGGCCACGCGGACTGTCGCGGCGAATGTCGCTGGGCGAACAGCCGAAACGGCGGCGAAAACGTACGGCAAACTGCGACGGCGACTGGTAGCCAACCTCGCCGGCAATCCGCGTCACCGGCTGCGCCGTCGATTGCAGCAGGGTGAGCGCCGTCGACATGCGCACGTCGAGCAGGATTTCGGACAGCGAGCACTCTTCGGCGGCCAGATGACGGCGCAGGCTGGCCTCGCTCATGGCGAAATGGCCGGCGACTTCGGGCGAATGCCAGTCATGCGCCGGATCGCCGGCGAGCAGACGACGCACCCGCGGCGCCAGGCTCGCATCATCGAGCAGCAGACGGCCGACCCCCTCCAGCCAGACCAGCATTTCCAGCGCCCGATGAGCAACCACAGCATCCGGCAGCGCCGCATCGTCGAACGATTGCGTCAATGCCGTGAAAGCATCGGCAAAGGCCGGCGCCACCTTGCCCAGCGTCACCACCGACTGCGGCCGTTCACCGGCCGCTGGCGCCCGCCACTGCTCAAGCAGGGTGCGCTCCCAAGCCAGCCAGCGGGCCCGATAGCTCGGCGCCTCGCCGAGATAATTGGTCACGTCGAAGGCCTGGCCACCGGCCAGCGCCACTGCCTGACCGGCCTCGACACGGAAAGTGCCGGCCTCGCCGTGCAGAATCTTGTAGCCGGATTCGACGAGGACCAGCGTCGGCAGGTCGATCCACAGCCGCCGGAACTGCAAAGGCTGGCGCTGGACGATACTGCCCGACACGGCAATACCGGCGCGCTGGACGATGGTTGGCTGCATGCTTTTTTCTCCGGGAAGGCCGACGGCATGCCGGCCTTTTCGCCCATGTTAACGCGAACCGAACAGGGTCACGCTAGCCTTGCCGAGGCCATTGGCCCAGGCCATGAAGCCGACCAGTGCCGGGGTTGCATTGGCCGGCAGGTCAAGCTTGTCGACCTTGAGCGCATGCACGGTGAATACATAGCGGTGCGTCTGCCCGACCGGCGGGCAACTGCCGAGGTAAGCCGCCGCACCGTTGTCGCCGGCAATCGTGCGGGCGCCAGCGGGCAACGCGCTGTCAGCACCATTGCCGGCAGCAGCAGCCAGATGATCGCTGGCAGCCGGCAGGTTGGCGACTACCCAATGCCACCAGCCGGACCCGGTCGGTGCATCCGGGTCGTACATGGTCACGACAAAACTGCGCGTCCCGGCCGGCGCCCCCGACCAATGCAAGGCCGGCGAGACGTTGCCGCCGTTGCAGCCGAAGACATTGGCGTAATGCGCCGGCGCCAGCCGACCATCCGGCCCGGCCTCGACGACCAGGCGAAAATCATCGGCATGGGCCAGGCCGCAGGCCAACAGGGCAGCAAGCAGCGAAATACGGAAAAAGGTTTTCATGGAAAGGCTCCTTGTGATGACGGGAGCCATCAGTCTGCCCGCCCGGCCCTTTCGACGCCGCTTCGTGGCGCGCAAGGATTGTCCCGATTCGCTCACGATGCGATCTCGACCATCGATCCTGCGACGCTATCCCCGCCCCCTGTTAAAATTTCATCTTTGAATTTTCTGGACACCCGATGAAACGCACCCGCTTTGGCTCTCGCGACCGTCTTTCCCGCGACGCGGCCGAACTGCAACGTCTGGCCATTGGCCTTTCCGAATCCGGCGGCAAGCTGGAAGACGCCTACTGGGAAGCGCAACTCGCCGAAGTCGTCGACAGCCTCTTGAAAAACGGTGCCGAGGACGACATCAACACCGCGCTCGACCGCCTGTTCGAGGCCAACCCGCGCGCCCATGACGAACTGGCCGACATGGTCGAATCGCGCGCCGAAACCAACCGCGTCGAAGCCCAGGGCCAGGCATACGACATCCAGCTCTTCGCCGCGCCCATCCTCGCCTGGTCGCGCTTTTCCATCCCGGCCAGCCCGCTCCCCAAGAGCACGCTGCAGGCGCTGCACGTGCATCTCGGCGCTCATGTCTTTGGCGGCGACGCGCGTGTTGCGCTGGCCGATTTCCTGTTCAGCCCGGACCAGCTACCGCGCAGCTTCTGCGACACCTGGCAACTGACCAAACTGCTCGGCGAAGCCGCGCTGGGCGGCAAGCATCTGGCCGTGGATACCGCCGGCATGGCCGAAACCAACCGTTTCCTGTCCGACGTCCGCTACCTCGTCGGCACCGTCGTCGTACCGCGCGGCAAGCCGCTGTTCCGTTGGAACGAAAAGGACGGCAACAAGGAAACGGCACTGAAGGAATGGATCAAGCAGGGCAGCCCGAATATCGAGCCGCTGCTCACCGGCTGCGCCTGGCAACCACTGCTGCCGGACTCCTACCACGCCTCCTGCCGCAACGCCGACCGCCTGTCGCGCCCCTATTCGCTCAAGGCTTCGGTCGCCTTCCTTCAAAGCATGCTCGCCCTCATGCCGGCCGACATCCGCGCCGTCGTCGGCCCGTGCTACGACCGCCGGATGGAGGAATACCGCGTCGGCCTCGGCCCGACCACCGGTGACGAGGTCTATCACGGCATCGTCTGGCCGCTGCTCGGCGCCGAAGACGAAGCGACCGACGCCGCCGGAGAAATTGAAGCCGTGCTGCGCGAAGCCGGCGTCAAGGACGTGCTCTTCCTCGACCATCACTTCCCGATGGAATTCTGCGACGACTGCGGCGCCCCGCTCTTCCCCAACCGCGAAGCCGAACTGGTGCACGCCGAAATGCCGGAACAACCGGCGGCGACGTCGCAAGTCCTGCATTGATGGAAAAGCTGTCGAACGCCGACTGGCTGGCGCGCAGCCAGGCCGCCGTCTGGCACCCGTGCACGCAGATGCAGCACCACGCGCAGACCGGCACGCCCGGCCACCTGCCGCTGGTGCCCATCGCCCGCGGTCAGGGCGCCTGGCTTTACGACTTCGACGGCAAACGTTACCTCGACGGCATCAGCTCGTGGTGGACCAATCTCTTCGGCCACGCCAACCCGCGCATCAACGCGGCTTTGCGCGACCAGCTCGAAACGCTCGAACACGTCATGCTGGCCGGCTTCACGCACCAGCCGGTGGTCGAGCTGTCCGAGCGCCTGAGCGCCCTGACCGGCGGCGCCCTCGGCCACGCCTTCTATGCTTCGGACGGCGCCTCGGCCACCGAGATCGCGCTGAAGATGAGCTTTCACTACTGGCGCAACATCGGCCGGCCGGAAAAAGCCGAGTTCCTCTGCCTGCAAGGCAGCTACCACGGCGAAACGGTCGGCGCGCTGGCCGTCACCGACGTCGCCATCTTCAAGGACGCCTACGCGCCGCTGGTCCGCGCCGCGACGGTCATCCCCTCGCCCGATTTCCGCCAGGCCGAAGCCGGTGAATCCCCCGCCGACGTCGCTCGCCGCGCCGCTGCCGCGCTGGAAGCCCACCTCGAAAGGCACGGCGAAAGCATCGCTGCCCTGATCATCGAACCGCTCGTCCAGGGCGCCGCCGGCATGGCGATGTACGACCCGGAATACCTGCGCCTCGCCCGCCAGCTTTGCGACCGCTACGAAGTGCACCTGATCTGCGACGAAATCGCCGTCGGCTGCGGCCGCACCGGCACCTTCTTTGCTCACGAACAGGCAGGCATCCGCCCCGACCTCATGTGCCTGTCGAAAGGCATTTCCGGCGGCTACCTGCCGCTCTCCATCGTCCTGTCCAGCGACACCATCTACAACGCCTTCCTCGACGACTCGGTGGCCCGCGCCTTCCTGCACTCGCATTCCTACACCGGCAACCCGCTGGCCTGCCGCGCTGCGCTCGCCACGCTCGACATTTTCCAGTCCGACGACGTTCTCACGGTCAACCGGAAAAAAGCGCAAAAAATCGAATCCGCCCTCGCCCCGCTGGCCGACCATCCGCAAGTCAAACACCTGCGCCAGCGCGGCATGATTGCCGCCTTCGACGTCGAAACAGCCGACCCGCACTTCTCCCGCAAGTTCTACCGCGCTGCGCTGGAACGCGAAGCGCTAATCCGGCCGATCGGCAATACCGTTTACCTGATGCCGCCGTATATCGTCAGCGACGAGGAAATCGGACACCTGGGTAAGGTAATCAGCGAAACACTGGGAATGTCCGTGTAAAAACCCCCAGAAGAACTACTACGTTTGTCATACATAAATGTCAAACACATGGAAATTTTCTTTATCCGGACAGATATTTTCGGGCGATGCGTTGTCCAACCCGCATTGGCGCCATCCCGGACCTTCCCACGAGTTAGCGGTTTGGTGATGGCCACGCGCTTTGAGGAGTCGCCATGGATGCCCCCATCAATTTGCCGCCTTCAGGCGCACCGGACAAACCCACTTGCCCCATTGCGCCAATGCTCGCCGTCGGTCCGCAACTCGGGGAAGACTCTTTCCGTCGGGTAGTCGAGTGGGCACCAAGCGCCATGGTCATGATCGACCTCGATGGCATCATGGTGCTGGTCAATGCCCAGACTGAACGAATGTTCGATTACGGCCGCGACGATCTGATCGGAAAATCCGTCGAAATCCTGGTTCCCGAGCGTTTCCGGCAACACCATAGTGCTTTCCGTACCGGATATTTCAACGACCCACAGCCGCGCCCGATGGGTGTCGGTCGCGACCTGGCCGGTTGCCGCTCCGATGGTACGGAATTTCCGATCGAAATCGGCCTCAACCCAATTGCCACCGAAGCCGGTGTCATGGTTCTGGCGTCGATCATCGACATCACCGAGCGGCAGCGCGCCCAGCAACGCCTCGAAGACGCCTTGCGCGAAAAAACCGTGCTGCTCAATGAAGTCCATCATCGGGTCAAGAACAACCTGCAGGTCATCACCAGCCTGCTCAACCTGCAGGCCGACTTTGCCGCCGATCCGCGCCTGCGGGCGATTCTGGCCGAGAGTTGCGGGCGGGTGAAAGCCATGGCGCTGACCCACCAGCTGCTTTACGAACGGAAAGACTTTTCCCGCCTTGACCTCGGGGATTATCTGGACCGTCTGGTTCAATCGATCCGATCCAGTTACCGGGCAACCGGCGAACGCGTCAGCCTGCGCATGGTGCGACCGGAGACCGATGTGCAGATCGACCTCGAGCGGACAATTCCCTGTGGTCTGCTGGTCAATGAACTGGTCACCAATTCATTCAAGCATGCGTTCAAGGGGGAACGTCGGGGCGAAATTGTCATCCAAATAGAAGCGGAGGTGGATGGTTTGATTTGCCTCAGCGTAGCCGACAACGGCGTTGGCTTGCCACCGGACATCGAGTTGGCTCAGGGGTCGTCTCTGGGTTTGCAACTGGTTCAACTATTCGTCGAGCAACTGCATGGCACCCTGACTATTGATCGAGCCGAGGGAACGCGGTTCTCGATGTGTTTTCCGAAAAGCATTGCGACGAAGGAGGTTTCATGAGCGCGCGTTTGCCAATCAATCTGATGCTGGTTGAAGATGAGCGCATCGTCGCCTTTGACTTGAAGCGCCAGCTGCAGGGCTTCGGTTATAACGTCGAAAGCGTTGTTGCCAGCGGAGAACAGGCGATCAGCCAGGCAGCCGAGAACAAACCGGACCTGGTTCTGATGGATATTCACCTTGATGGCACCATGGATGGGATCGAAGCCGCCGCCACGATTCGCGCCAACCATCAGATCCCCGTGGTTTTTCTGACCGCCTACGCCGAGGATGACACCTTGCGCCGCGCCCTCGACAGTTGCCCCTTCGGCTATCTGATCAAACCGTGCGAAGGAAGGGAACTGCATGCAACGATCCAGATGGCACTGGCTCGCCGGAATGATGAAATGGCAATAGAACAAAGCGAACAGCGCCTGAAGCTGGCCCTTGATGCTGCTTCGCTGGGGGTCCTTGAATGGAGCCCGGGTTCGAACCGACTGAAAGGCGACCCCCACCTCGGCATGCTGCTCGGCAATCAGGCGCAACCGCTGGATGAGCCGTGGGAAGCATTCATCGACAGAATCGACGAAGCCGACCGGGAACGCGTCAACCAGGCGCTGACTGCCAAGCTGTTGAGTAACGACGCCACCAGTGTCGAATTTCGACTCACCGGTGATGGCCTCCCCATCCGCCGCATGGAAGCCCATGCCAAAGCCTATGGCAAGGGAGCCAGCGTTCAGCGTGTCGTCGGAATACTCCAGGATGTGACGAAGCGCCATCAGGACGAAGCCATGCTGCGCCAATCCAGCGTCGTTTTCCACACCACGGCCGAGGCTATCCTCATCACCGACGCCAATCGCCGGATCGTTGCCGTCAATACCGCCTTTACCCGCATCACCGGATACCCTGAAAGCGATGTCCTCGGGCTTGACCCGGACGTTCTGCTGCGGGTCAGTCCGGCCTTTGAAACCTATGAAGACAGCTTCAAGACCGGCGCCGACGGCTTCTGGCAAGGCGAGGTACGCTGCCGCCGTCTTGATGGCAGTTCATTCCCCGCCTGGCAAAGTGTCAGCGTTGTGCACGATGCCAATGACAAGGTGACTCATTTCGTCACCGCATTTTCCGATGTCACGGCAATTTACGATGCCCAGCAAAAGCTTCAGCACCTGGCCCATCACGACCCGCTGACCGGCTTGCCCAACCGACTGCTTTTCGAAGAACGACTCCAGTACGCCATCGAGCAGGCAATGCGCAACGAACAACGCTGTATCCTGCTCTTTCTCGACCTGGACGGCTTCAAGGTGATCAACGACACGCTTGGCCACGCCGTCGGCGACGAATTGCTGCGTATCGTTGGCGACCGGTTACGCAGTGTCCTGCGCAGCAGTGACACGATCGCCCGACTGGGCGGTGACGAGTTCGTGGTTCTGGCCGGCAGTTTCAATCCGGACTACGCGGCACGGCTGGCAGAGAAAATTCTCGACCAGTTACGCCTTCCGGTCACTGTTTCCGGCGAACATCTTTCCGTCACCGGCAGTCTCGGCATTGCCGTATATCCCGACAACGGTACCGACAGTCAACAATTGATGCGCGCCGCCGACATGGCCATGTACACGGCCAAGGCCGAGGGGCGTAACCGCTTTCACTTTTACACCGAAGACATGACCGAGCGGGCGCTCCTGCGGATGGGGATCGAGCAGGGGCTGCGTCGTGCCCTGGCCACCGATGGCCTGGTCATGCACTATCAGCCGCGCGTCGATCTCACCAGTCGCCGGATCGTCGGGGTCGAAGCGCTGGTCCGCTGGCAACACCCGGAACGCGGCATCGTTTCCCCGGTCGACTTCATCGGCATTGCCGAAGAATGTGGAATCATCGAACACTTGGGACGCTGGGTACTGAACCGCGCCTGTTCCGAAATGCTTGATGTTGTCCAGGGAAGACCCGCCGGTGAAACCTTCCACGTTGCCGTCAACGTCTCGCCACGACAATTCCTTGGTGCGGATTTTGTCGCCATTGTCCGCACGGTACTCAGCGAAACCGGCTTCCCGACCAGCGCCCTCGAGCTGGAAATCACCGAAAGCACGCTGCAGGCGACAGAGCGGAGCCTGTCCATACTCCACGCTCTGGAAGAACTGGGTGTCGCCGTCAGTATCGACGACTTCGGGACCGGCTATTCGTCACTGAGCGTCCTGCGCGACCTGCCCATCCAGCGCATCAAGATCGATCGCTCTTTCATCGTCGACCTCCCGGCCAGCCAGAATCAGCGGGCCGTCGTTGAAGCCATCGTCGCGCTGAGCAAGGCCATGTTCATGCAGATTACCGTCGAAGGCATCGAGCACCCGGCCCAAGCCAAGATTTTGCAAGAACTGGGTTGCCAGGAAGGTCAGGGCTATTTGTTTGCCCGCCCGCTTCCCCTCGTCGATTTGAAGAAACTTCTCGACAACGATTGATCGCCGAATGATCCTCAGGCCAGGTAGCAGCCGGCGCCGCGCCGTTTCCCGAGAACCGGCGTGATCACCCTCATCGCCCCCGGGACAGGGGATGACAAGAACGACTCGCAGTGCATAGCGGTTGAGAAAAACGCGCCCTTTCGCGGTCCACGCTGATTTCCAACGAGCAATCGAAGAACCTCCTAAACAGTGCGGTTTAATGCGCTGCCGATGAAAAGCGCGACATTCCGGCGGGTCTGCGGGAAAATATCGCCCCATGACTCCCAGTTCCCTTGAAGACCGCCTCGCCAGCGAACTGGCGGAGCTCGAAACCGCCGGCCTGACCCGCCGCCGCCGCGTACTCGAATCGGCTTGTGGCCGGCTCGCTACGGTCGACGGCAAAAATGTGCTGAATTTCGCAGCCAACGACTATCTCGGGCTGGCCGGCAATACCGAGATCGCGCGGGCGCTGGCCGACGGCGCGCTGCAATGGGGTGCCGGCAGCGGTGCCTCGCACTTGGTGAGCGGCCATCTTGCGCCGCATGAGGCGCTGGAAAAAGAGATCGCCGCCTTCACCGGCTTTCCGCGCGCCCTGACCTTTTCGACCGGCTACCTCGCCAACCTCGCCGTGACGCCGACCCTGGCCGGCCGCGGCGACGCGGTGTTTGCCGACAAGCTCAACCACGCCTCGCTGATCGATGCCATGCAGCAGGCCAAGGCCAACGGCGCCGAGGTCCAACGCTACGCCCACAACGACGTCGCGGCGCTGGAAAAGCTGCTCGCCGCCAGCAGCGCCGCCACCAAGGTCATCGTCACCGACGCCGTGTTCAGCATGGACGGCGACCTCGCGCCGCTGCCGCTGATCTTCGCGCTGGCCGAGCGCTACGACGCCTGGCTGGTCATCGACGACGCCCACGGCTTCGGCGTCCTCGGCCGCGAAGGCCGGGGCAGTCTGGCCCATTTCAACCTGCCCGCCTCACCGCGCATTTTGCTCATGGGCACGCTGGGCAAGGCGGCTGGCGTCGGCGGCGCCTTTGTCGCCGGTTCGGCAACGGCCATTGAATACCTGCTGCAAAAGGGTCGCAGCTACATTTTCACGACCGCCCAACCGCCGGCCATCGCCTGCGCGCTGACCAAGAGCCTGCAACTGATCAAAAACGGCGACGCCCTGCGCGCCAACCTGATGGCCCGCATCGGCCAGTTGCGCGACGGGCTGGCCGGCCTGCCGCTCAAGCTGCTGCCCTCGCTGACCGCCATCCAGCCGCTCATCGTCGGTGAAAACGACGCCGCCGTCGCCCTCTCGAAAGCCCTGTGGGCGCGCGGCCTGTGGGTGCCAGCCATCCGCCCGCCAACGGTGCCGAAGGGCACGGCGCGGCTGCGCATATCCGTCTCCGCCGCCCATACCGAAGCCGACATCGCCCAACTCATCGCCGCCTTGAAAGAACTTGCATGAGCGCCCCCCTGGTTTTCCTGCCTGGCTGGTGTCTGGGCAGCAATCCGCTGAATTCCACGGTCAACCGGGAAAAAGGCCAAATTTTCGAATTGCCCGGCTACGGCAACGCGCCGCTGATTTCCGATTTTTACGCTGCCGCCGACGACATCGCCGCCCGCCTGCAACCCGGCACGACGCTGGCCGGCTGGTCGCTCGGCGCGCAACTGGCGCTGGCCGTCGCCGCCCGCCATCCGGACAAGGTCGGCAAGCTCATTCTCGTCGCCGGCACCGCCTCCTTCGTCCAGCGCGACGGCTGGCCGCACGCCATGCCGCCGGCCACGCTGGCTGAATTCGCCGCCGGCGTCGCGGCCGATGTCGAAGCCATGCTGCCGCGCTTCGTCGGCGGCTTCAATCGCGGCGACGAGCGCGCCAAGGCCGTGACCCTCGAACTGCTCAAACTCGCCGACCCGCGCCCGTCAGGCGAGGTGCTGGCGACCGGCCTCGACTGGCTGCGCGATGTCGATCTGCGCCAACTCGCGCCGCAGGTCAAGGCGCCGACGCTCCTGATCCATGGCGCGGCCGATCCGCTCATGCCGCTCGCTGCCGCCGAAGCGCTCGCCGCCCTGATTCCCGGCGCCAGACTGGCCGTCTTCGACGACTGCGCGCACGCCCCCTTCATCTCCCGGCCGGACGATTTCGTCGCCACCGTGCAGCAATTCCTGAATGACTAGACCTTCCAAGGCGCGCATCCGGCAATCCTTCGAGCGCGCCGCACTGACCTACGACAGCGCAGCCGACATCCAGCGTCGCATCTGCACGCAACTGGCCGAAGGCCTGCCGGAGATCGCCCCGACCCGCTTGCTCGATGCCGGCTGCGGCACCGGCTTTGCCCAGGCCGACCTGCAGGCCCGCTTTCCCGATGCCCACAGTGTCGCCCTCGACCTCTCGCCAGCCATGCTCGACCGGGTCAGCGCGCCGTGCTGCCGCATCGCCGGCGATCTCGAACACCTGCCGCTGGCCGATGCCAGCCTCGACCTCTACT
It encodes:
- a CDS encoding ethanolamine ammonia-lyase subunit EutB gives rise to the protein MSYRASVGSQGYRFADLREVLAKASPARSGDALAGIAAQSATERMAARIILADLPLRRFLDDALIPYEIDEVTRLIVDSHDPAAFAPVAALTVGEFREWLLDETTGEAELAALAPGITPEMAAAVSKLMRNQDLIAVARKCRVVTAFRDTIGLPGRLAVRLQPNHPTDDASGIAASMLDGLMYGVGDAVIGINPASDSLPALASLWRMLDELIGRFEIPTQSCVLTHVSSQISAIEAGLPVDLVFQSIAGTEAANAGFGINLALLHEAREAALSLKRGTVGDNVMYFETGQGSALSANAHHGVDQQTCEARAYAVARHFKPLLVNTVVGFIGPEYLYDGKQIIRAGLEDHFCGKLLGLPMGCDICYTNHAEADQDDIDNLLVLLGTAGVNFIMGVPGADDIMLNYQSTSFHDQLFVRQALGLQRAPEFEAWLASMGLTDGAGRLLPASPDHRLLADLRRRLP
- the yaaA gene encoding peroxide stress protein YaaA; translated protein: MLIFLSPAKSLDYKTPPHVATHTQPAYLKHSEALIKKLRKLSPADIANLMDLSDPLALLNFNRYADWSLPFTPDNAKQAVLAFDGDVYDGLAAKTLGADDLDFAQQRVRILSGLYGILKPLDLMQPYRLEMGTRFANKAGKDLYAYWGERLLDAINAELAEMPRPVAVNLASEEYFKAAVGRKINGTVIQPVFEDWKNGKYKIISFYAKRARGLMTRYAVVNRLTEPEGLKDFDSDGYAFAPEASDDKSWVFRRRQ
- a CDS encoding helix-turn-helix transcriptional regulator — protein: MQPTIVQRAGIAVSGSIVQRQPLQFRRLWIDLPTLVLVESGYKILHGEAGTFRVEAGQAVALAGGQAFDVTNYLGEAPSYRARWLAWERTLLEQWRAPAAGERPQSVVTLGKVAPAFADAFTALTQSFDDAALPDAVVAHRALEMLVWLEGVGRLLLDDASLAPRVRRLLAGDPAHDWHSPEVAGHFAMSEASLRRHLAAEECSLSEILLDVRMSTALTLLQSTAQPVTRIAGEVGYQSPSQFAVRFRRRFGCSPSDIRRDSPRGRVALA
- a CDS encoding YbhB/YbcL family Raf kinase inhibitor-like protein — translated: MKTFFRISLLAALLACGLAHADDFRLVVEAGPDGRLAPAHYANVFGCNGGNVSPALHWSGAPAGTRSFVVTMYDPDAPTGSGWWHWVVANLPAASDHLAAAAGNGADSALPAGARTIAGDNGAAAYLGSCPPVGQTHRYVFTVHALKVDKLDLPANATPALVGFMAWANGLGKASVTLFGSR
- a CDS encoding DUF2863 family protein, which produces MKRTRFGSRDRLSRDAAELQRLAIGLSESGGKLEDAYWEAQLAEVVDSLLKNGAEDDINTALDRLFEANPRAHDELADMVESRAETNRVEAQGQAYDIQLFAAPILAWSRFSIPASPLPKSTLQALHVHLGAHVFGGDARVALADFLFSPDQLPRSFCDTWQLTKLLGEAALGGKHLAVDTAGMAETNRFLSDVRYLVGTVVVPRGKPLFRWNEKDGNKETALKEWIKQGSPNIEPLLTGCAWQPLLPDSYHASCRNADRLSRPYSLKASVAFLQSMLALMPADIRAVVGPCYDRRMEEYRVGLGPTTGDEVYHGIVWPLLGAEDEATDAAGEIEAVLREAGVKDVLFLDHHFPMEFCDDCGAPLFPNREAELVHAEMPEQPAATSQVLH
- the bioA gene encoding adenosylmethionine--8-amino-7-oxononanoate transaminase; this translates as MEKLSNADWLARSQAAVWHPCTQMQHHAQTGTPGHLPLVPIARGQGAWLYDFDGKRYLDGISSWWTNLFGHANPRINAALRDQLETLEHVMLAGFTHQPVVELSERLSALTGGALGHAFYASDGASATEIALKMSFHYWRNIGRPEKAEFLCLQGSYHGETVGALAVTDVAIFKDAYAPLVRAATVIPSPDFRQAEAGESPADVARRAAAALEAHLERHGESIAALIIEPLVQGAAGMAMYDPEYLRLARQLCDRYEVHLICDEIAVGCGRTGTFFAHEQAGIRPDLMCLSKGISGGYLPLSIVLSSDTIYNAFLDDSVARAFLHSHSYTGNPLACRAALATLDIFQSDDVLTVNRKKAQKIESALAPLADHPQVKHLRQRGMIAAFDVETADPHFSRKFYRAALEREALIRPIGNTVYLMPPYIVSDEEIGHLGKVISETLGMSV
- a CDS encoding sensor histidine kinase, with product MDAPINLPPSGAPDKPTCPIAPMLAVGPQLGEDSFRRVVEWAPSAMVMIDLDGIMVLVNAQTERMFDYGRDDLIGKSVEILVPERFRQHHSAFRTGYFNDPQPRPMGVGRDLAGCRSDGTEFPIEIGLNPIATEAGVMVLASIIDITERQRAQQRLEDALREKTVLLNEVHHRVKNNLQVITSLLNLQADFAADPRLRAILAESCGRVKAMALTHQLLYERKDFSRLDLGDYLDRLVQSIRSSYRATGERVSLRMVRPETDVQIDLERTIPCGLLVNELVTNSFKHAFKGERRGEIVIQIEAEVDGLICLSVADNGVGLPPDIELAQGSSLGLQLVQLFVEQLHGTLTIDRAEGTRFSMCFPKSIATKEVS